GACGGTGCCCAGTACGTCTCGATCTGCCTGCCCGCCTTCGCCTTCCACCTCGCCCACCGGGAGGACGACAGCCCGGTGTGAGTACTACTCTCGGCCTGTCATTGGGAGTGAACGTTCTAGGAGTGGTGACGCCCGTGGACCAGATCCAGCCGGCCGCCGACTGGCAGGGGGCAGGCGACTACAGCGACGTGCGCTACGAGACGGCCACGGGCGGCGAGGCGGGCATCGCCAAGATCACGATCTGCCGGCCCGAGGTGCGCAACGCCTTCCGGCCCCTCACCGTGCGTGAACTGGTCGACGCCTTCGACCGGGCCCGGGACGACCCCGAGGTGGGGGTGGTCATCCTCACCGGTGAAGGACCGCTGGCCTTCTGCTCGGGAGGGGACCAGAAGGTGCGGGGCGACGACGGCTACGTCGACGAGAAGGGGGTCGGGCGCCTCAACGTGCTCGACCTCCAGGTGCAGATCCGCCGGCTGCCCAAGCCGGTGATCGCCATGGTGGCCGGCTACGCCATCGGCGGCGGGCACGTGCTGCACCTGGTCTGCGACCTCACGATCGCGGCTGACAACGCCCGTTTCGGCCAGACCGGGCCCCGGGTGGGCTCGTTCGACGGCGGCTACGGCGCCGGCCTGCTGGCCCGCACGGTGGGGCTCAAGAAGGCCAAGGAGATCTGGTTCCTGTGCCGCCAGTACGGGGCGGCCGAGGCCCTGGAAATGGGCCTGGTCAACGCCGTCGTCCCCCTCGAACGTCTGGAGATCGAGACCGTCGACTGGTGCCGAACGATCATGGGCCACAGCCCCCTGGCCCTGCGCCTGATCAAGGCCGGCTTTGCGGCCGACACCGACGGTCTGGCCGGGGTGCAGCAACTGGCCGGGGACGCCACCCTGCTCTATTACCTGTCCGAGGAGGCCCAGGAGGGGCGCGACGCCTACGTGGGCAAGCGGCCCCCGGACTTCGGGCGCTTCCCCCGCCGGCCGTGACGTGACCGGGGCACGGCTCTGGTTCCAGGGGGCGAGGCCCAAGACCCTGGGCGCCGCCCTCTCCCCGGTACTGGTCGGCACGGCCGTGGCCTCCCGCTACGGCGAGCTCGTGTGGTGGCGGGCGGGGACGGCCCTAGCCGTGGCCGTCGCCCTCCAGGTGGGCGTGAACTA
This DNA window, taken from Actinomycetota bacterium, encodes the following:
- the menB gene encoding 1,4-dihydroxy-2-naphthoyl-CoA synthase, whose translation is MDQIQPAADWQGAGDYSDVRYETATGGEAGIAKITICRPEVRNAFRPLTVRELVDAFDRARDDPEVGVVILTGEGPLAFCSGGDQKVRGDDGYVDEKGVGRLNVLDLQVQIRRLPKPVIAMVAGYAIGGGHVLHLVCDLTIAADNARFGQTGPRVGSFDGGYGAGLLARTVGLKKAKEIWFLCRQYGAAEALEMGLVNAVVPLERLEIETVDWCRTIMGHSPLALRLIKAGFAADTDGLAGVQQLAGDATLLYYLSEEAQEGRDAYVGKRPPDFGRFPRRP